The Spirosoma sp. SC4-14 DNA window ATCGAGCTGATAATCGCTTCAATGGGCTTGAATGAATCGTTGTCGATATCCAGGTCTTTAATCATTTTACCCATTCCCGGAATCATAGCCAACAGGTCCTTCACATTACCCATCTTCTTGATTTGCTGAAGCTGGCTCAGGAAGTCGTCGAAATCGAACTGGTTTTTCCGCATCTTGGCATTGATGCGTTTGGCTTCTTCTTCGTCAAAAGCCTGTTGTGCGCGTTCTACCAGCGAAATCACGTCGCCCATACCCAGAATCCGGCTTGCCATCCGGTCGGGATAGAACACGTCGAGGGCCTCCATTTTTTCGCCCGTACTGATGAACTTAATGGGCTTATTGACTACTGTTTTAATGGAAAGCGCAGCTCCACCACGTGCATCGCCATCGAGCTTGGTGAGCACAACCCCATCGAAATCGAGCCGGTCGTTGAAGGTTTTAGCCGTATTGACAGCATCCTGACCCGTCATCGAATCGACAACAAACAAGGTTTCGGTAGGCGTGATGGCCCGTTTAACGGCTTCAATCTCCTGCATCATCAGCTCATCGACCGCCAACCGACCCGCCGTATCGACAATCACGATTTTTTTGCCAGTCTTACGAGCCTGCGAAATAGCATTCTGCGCAATCTGCACCGCGTTTTTATTCTCCGGTTCAGCATAAACCTCTACCCCCACCTGCTCACCCAATACCTTTAACTGGTCGATAGCGGCTGGCCGATAGATGTCGGCAGCCACCAGCAAAACATTCCGGCCCTGTTTTTTCAGATAAGAAGCTAACTTGCCCGAAAATGTGGTTTTACCCGACCCCTGCAACCCTGCAATCAACACAACGGCCGGGTCACCTTTAATATTAATGCCTTTGGCTTCACCACCCATCAGGTCTGTCAGCTCTTCCTGTACGATTTTAACGAACAGTTGTCCCGGCTCAACCGAGATAAGAACTTTCCGGTCGAGCGCTTTATCGCGAATACGGTCGGTGATGTCTTTGGCAACCTTATAGTTTACGTCGGCATCAGTGAGCGCCCGGCGCACTTCCTTGATAGTTGCAGCAACGTTTATTTCTGTGATACGGCCCTGGCCCTTGAGGGTTTTGATGGCCTTATTAAGCTTATCCTGAAGGTTCTCGAACATAGTCTATTACAAACAATAGCACAAAGATAACAGTTTCCGGCGCGCAATAATTGCCAGTACTTAACAAGGCGGCTAAATCGTGTTCTGAATTACGGGTTAAGTATCCAGTTTATATAAAGGCTGGAGAGATTGGCTTCAGATAAAATGAATGGCTATTTTGACCATCACAAAAAAAGTAGTCAAACGTACTGCCAATAAACAATATATTGTTTGGCACAATAGTTGTTATAATGCTTATCAGCAAAGTTGATTTAATAGGTCTTTAATTCAAATTTATGAGGTAATTGTACTAATCTAGTGATCTTATTGGCAAATAAGCTATATTCAGGCATACATTGCTAATACAGCGCTGGAGTAACTTTAACTTAACTACCTCATGAGAACCAACTTAATCAGCCATGTAGCAGCTT harbors:
- the ffh gene encoding signal recognition particle protein, giving the protein MFENLQDKLNKAIKTLKGQGRITEINVAATIKEVRRALTDADVNYKVAKDITDRIRDKALDRKVLISVEPGQLFVKIVQEELTDLMGGEAKGINIKGDPAVVLIAGLQGSGKTTFSGKLASYLKKQGRNVLLVAADIYRPAAIDQLKVLGEQVGVEVYAEPENKNAVQIAQNAISQARKTGKKIVIVDTAGRLAVDELMMQEIEAVKRAITPTETLFVVDSMTGQDAVNTAKTFNDRLDFDGVVLTKLDGDARGGAALSIKTVVNKPIKFISTGEKMEALDVFYPDRMASRILGMGDVISLVERAQQAFDEEEAKRINAKMRKNQFDFDDFLSQLQQIKKMGNVKDLLAMIPGMGKMIKDLDIDNDSFKPIEAIISSMTPKERQRPDIIDGSRKKRIAAGSGTNIQQVNNLLKQFDEMRKMMKKMNTMQASGKLNKMMR